In Nitrospirota bacterium, the DNA window TGTGCAATCTCGCCATTCAACTTTCCCCTGAATCTCGCAGCCCATAAAGTAGGTCCTGCGATTGCAGCGGGCAATACGGTTGTGTTGAAGCCGTCATGCCTTACCCCGTTCTCTGCTATAAATTTAGGACAGGCAATGATGGACGCAGGGCTCCCCCCCGGACATTTGAACATTATATTCGGCCAGGGAAGCACGGTTGGGGAACGCCTGCTTGCGGACAGGAGATTTGCATTTTATACATTTACCGGAAGCCCTGCGGTCGGGACACATATCCGTAACACCATTGGATTAAGGCGCTCAACGCTTGAACTCGGCTCTAACTCAGCCGTCATCATTCATAAAGATGCAGACATAGAAAAGGCTGTCAATGCCTGCGTACGGGCCTCTTTCGCTTATGCAGGACAGGTCTGTATTTCCCTTCAGCGTATAATCCTGCACAGTGACATTAAAGAAATATTTCTGGGGAAATTTATTCCGGCGGTTGAAAAACTCAGGCTTGGCGACCCGCTTGATGAAAGCACAGACGTAGGCCCGATGATTACAGAAGAGGCGGCTATTAAAGCAGAAGAATGGATCAATGAGGCAGTGTCAAAAGGTGCACATCTCCTTTGCGGCGGAAAGAGAAACAGAAGCATGGTTCAGCCGGCTGTATTAACCGATGTGGACAAGAACATGAGGGTTGTTTGTTATGAGGTGTTTGCCCCTGTAGTTACAATTCAGGAATACAGCGCCATTGATGATGCTGTAAATATTATGAATGATTCTGAATTCGGCCTTCAGGCAGGCATATTCACATCTGATATAAATACTGCATTTGATGTCGCAAAAAATGCCCGTGTAGGCGGTGTAATGATTAATGACAGCTCCATGTACAGGGTTGACCCCATGCCTTATGGAGGGGTTAAATCAAGCGGCATAGGCCGTGAAGGGCCTAAATATGCTATTGAGGAGATGACTGATTTAAAGATCATAGTTTTTAATCTATAATTATGCGGATACTAATAGTTGAAGATGAAAGGAAGGTCTCAAACTTCATCAGGCAGGCGCTTGAAGAAGAGCAGTATGCCGTGGACCAGGCATTTAATGGTAAAGAAGGTCTGGAACTGGCAGAGGTTTATGAGTATGACCTGGTCATACTTGACCTTATGCTGCCTGAAATGAGCGGGCTTGATATTATTAATAACCTGAGGCAAAAGAAAAAGAAGATGCCTATACTCGTTCTGACCGCAAGAGACGGGGTACAGGATAAGGTAACAGTCCTCGATGCAGGCGGTGATGATTATCTTACAAAACCGTTCTCTATTGAAGAGTTTCTTGCAAGGGTGCGTGCCCTTTTAAGACGGGGTCATGCTGAGACTACGGAAGTCCTAAAGATTGCAGATCTGACCTTGAATCCAACCAGACATGAGGTTCACAGAGGGTACAAACGGATTGACCTGACAAATAAAGAATATGCACTGCTGGAATATTTTATGCGAAACCCAAACCGCGTCCTGACAAGGAGTATGATCGCAGAGCATGTCTGGAATATTGATTTTGATACAGAAACCAATGTAATTGATGTTTACATTACCTACCTTCGCAATAAGGTTGACAGGACGGGAACACACCGGCTGATTCAGACAATACGCGGGGTCGGCTACATGCTTCAGGGAGAATATAATGGCCATCCGGACAAGACTGGCCATCTGGTTTAGCATATTAGTTGCTGTAGTTCTGACCCTGTCGGCATTAATCCGCTACACCGGCTATAAACAGGCACTGCAGAGCCGACAGGATTACTCCCTAAGGGTAGTTGCAGACATCCTTGACTCTTCCATCCCAAGACATTCTCCTACAAAAAATGAAGTACAAACAGCCGTAGCAAGAATGATAAGGGAGTACCCTGATATTGAGTTAAAAGGAATACTAATAGAAGTGTACGATTCGTCACGGGCAGTAATATTTATATCGTCATTGTCTGAGGCCCAGCAATTCCATATCACAGAAGATATATGGAAAAGAACACAACATAAAGAAGTAAGCCTGACAACAATACCGGCCGGAAGTGACAACGGTTCCATAAGGATATTAACAAAACCAATATTCTACAGGAATAAACTTATTTATATAATACAGGTCGGCAGTTCAACTAATGACATTGAAGAGACACTTGAAAGTATATTCTTGTTTAACATACTTATTATCCCTCTCTCAATATTGCTGATTGGTATAGGCGGATGGTTTCTTGCAAAGGAGGCATTAAAACCATTGGAGGCTATAATAACCGCATCTCATCACATCAGTTCAGGAGACCTTCACCACAGGATACCTGCATCAGACACAAGTTCTGAAATAAGTGCACTGACCAGGGCATTTAATCAGATGACCATTAAACTGCAATCCTCTTTTCAACAGATAAAGGATTTCAGTGAAAATGTCTCGCATGAATTAAGAATCCCACTCTCAATTCTGAGAGGTCAGACTGAGCTGAGCCTTAAAAGAAGCCGGCCTGTTGAGGAATACAGAAATACACTTGAGAGTAATCTTGAAGAGATACTCAGGATGGAAAATATTGTTGAGAGGCTGTTGTTCCTGTCAAAGGCAGAACGTGGAGAACTCAAACTTGAAAAATCGGAATTGGACATAAGAGACCTTTCAGAATGGGCATTTGCCCAGTTTAAGCTGCAGGCACAGGAAAAGAATATAAATCTGATTCTGAATTCAGAAAATTCGGTAACTGTTTATGGAGATGAGGTTCTGTTAAGAGAGTTATTACTCAACCTCATAAAAAACGCCATAACCTATACTAACGAAGGCGGAAGTGTTTCACTCTCAATAGGCAGAAGTGATGAAGGTGCAGTAATATCTGTGGCCGATACCGGCATAGGGATACCTGAAAAAGATATTCCTCATATTTTTGAACGGTTCTATCAGGTAGACAAATCCCGTTCCACTCAAGGCAGCGGGCTTGGGCTAAGTATATGCAAATGGATCGTGGAGGCACACAATGGAAAAATAACAGTAGAGAGTGCTTATGGAAAAGGGAGTGAATTTTCAGTATTTCTTCCTTCTCCAGACCGGAATGGATAATCGTAGATTAGAAAAATCTAATCTTCTACTAATTAGAATTTAATGTTAATGGGATACTATGATGCATTAAAGTTGCCATGAGCATGTTTCAGTGTTTCATGCTAATTTTATCATGGGATGCTGAGATGAATTCAGTATGACAATCTTAGATTTTATATAAAGAAAGGAGGTGAAAAAATAAATGAGAAAATTTTTCCAGGGCTTATTAACAGCAGCAGTTGTTGTTTCCTTCGTCAGCGTCAGCTTTGCAGGTATGATTAAAGGCAAATTGACAAAGATTGATGAGAAAAAGTCAGTCTATGTTGTAAAAGAGGGAAAGAACAAGCACGAAGTTCACTTCGACGCCACTACACAGAAGGAAGGCGATGTTAAAGTCGGCGCTACTGTAGAAGTAGATGAAGACAATGGACACGCAAAATCCATAAAGGTTGAGGCAAAGAAGGCAGAAGAAAAGAAGGAAATGAAGAAGGAGATGAAAGCAGAAAAGAAGGCAGACAAGAAGGAAGAGAAAAAAGAAGAGAAGAAAGAGGAAAAAAAGAAATAACTCCTCTTTAACCACATTTGGATAGTTGACATGGATAATATAAACATGATAAAAATGCACGCTATGTTTCTTAAGAGAATTCTTGTCCTCATTGTCGCATTAACCCTGACCATGTCAGCTATCGGGT includes these proteins:
- a CDS encoding aldehyde dehydrogenase family protein → MLINGQWGQWTKIPAGKTDTNFINILSPYDGKVIGAIPEASPEDVDNAISAAEKTFRENRLTPHERYTILSKTSELLHERREKITATLALEAGKPIRDARAEVDRAVQTFLISAEEAKRVHGEVVPVEASKGSENRVAFTIRVPVGPVCAISPFNFPLNLAAHKVGPAIAAGNTVVLKPSCLTPFSAINLGQAMMDAGLPPGHLNIIFGQGSTVGERLLADRRFAFYTFTGSPAVGTHIRNTIGLRRSTLELGSNSAVIIHKDADIEKAVNACVRASFAYAGQVCISLQRIILHSDIKEIFLGKFIPAVEKLRLGDPLDESTDVGPMITEEAAIKAEEWINEAVSKGAHLLCGGKRNRSMVQPAVLTDVDKNMRVVCYEVFAPVVTIQEYSAIDDAVNIMNDSEFGLQAGIFTSDINTAFDVAKNARVGGVMINDSSMYRVDPMPYGGVKSSGIGREGPKYAIEEMTDLKIIVFNL
- a CDS encoding response regulator transcription factor, translating into MRILIVEDERKVSNFIRQALEEEQYAVDQAFNGKEGLELAEVYEYDLVILDLMLPEMSGLDIINNLRQKKKKMPILVLTARDGVQDKVTVLDAGGDDYLTKPFSIEEFLARVRALLRRGHAETTEVLKIADLTLNPTRHEVHRGYKRIDLTNKEYALLEYFMRNPNRVLTRSMIAEHVWNIDFDTETNVIDVYITYLRNKVDRTGTHRLIQTIRGVGYMLQGEYNGHPDKTGHLV
- a CDS encoding HAMP domain-containing protein, with product MAIRTRLAIWFSILVAVVLTLSALIRYTGYKQALQSRQDYSLRVVADILDSSIPRHSPTKNEVQTAVARMIREYPDIELKGILIEVYDSSRAVIFISSLSEAQQFHITEDIWKRTQHKEVSLTTIPAGSDNGSIRILTKPIFYRNKLIYIIQVGSSTNDIEETLESIFLFNILIIPLSILLIGIGGWFLAKEALKPLEAIITASHHISSGDLHHRIPASDTSSEISALTRAFNQMTIKLQSSFQQIKDFSENVSHELRIPLSILRGQTELSLKRSRPVEEYRNTLESNLEEILRMENIVERLLFLSKAERGELKLEKSELDIRDLSEWAFAQFKLQAQEKNINLILNSENSVTVYGDEVLLRELLLNLIKNAITYTNEGGSVSLSIGRSDEGAVISVADTGIGIPEKDIPHIFERFYQVDKSRSTQGSGLGLSICKWIVEAHNGKITVESAYGKGSEFSVFLPSPDRNG